The genomic interval TTTCCGGGAACATCCAACTGCTATATCTACTATACTCAGCGAACTTCCATCCATTCTTTCCGCCGTATTGCAGGGCGTCGATTCCTTTAATCGAGGTGATTACCTTCTCCCCGGAAGAAGCCGTCTTCATTTCATAGGCAATTCCTTCTTGCTTAAGGAAAGCAAGAGCTGTATCTATCGCCTTGCCCCCACTTGGAACGCGTCCTTGTGCGATCGTACCTGTAGGCCCCTCGATCTGAATAATCGCGCTGCCCGTGGCCAAATTCAAGTCATCGATCAACCGTTCTTTGCCATTCACATACAACTTATAAGCGGTCAACGCCAAATAAGCGTGGAGCGTTGCCTTCATATCCAAAACGCCATCGCTGCGCTCCGAGAATCCACCTTCATCCAATCGACGCGACATCAGAAAATCGAGCGGATGAGCGCCTCCCTGCTGCGCGAACGCAGCAGCGTCCATTCGTTGCGATGACAGTGCAATGATAACCTGGGCTGTCGCCGCTGTGCTGAATTCGAAGCCGCCGTCGACTGATTGCTGCATGCGCAGCCACTCCAGCGCTTTCTGCTCTGACTCCGTCAGCTCCCGATCTTGCGATCTCGAAATGAGTGACAAGCCTGTCAAAGCTACAGCTGTTGCCATAGCACTACCTTTCCCATTAACGGACTCGGACCAGCTTCCATCTTTCAGCTGCTGATTCATGATGATATGAGAAAACGCGTCAGGATACCAGAAAGGGTTCGAGTTAGGAGAGTAAGGACTGGAACTCTTCGCCACGACATAAGCGGGTACGAGTTCATATATCCCCTTCTTCTCTAGGTCAGGATTGTTCAAAACGGCTGAGAAAAAATCAAGACCAGCGATATTGTTAATGTTGCTGCCGCCAGCAGCAGCATAAGCGATCACCGTTCTTGTCATATCTATATACGTATCAAATCTTCCGCCATTGTTTAATATGACATCCGCTTTCTCCTCCAGAAAGCCTTTCGGAACTGCTCGGCCGTTCTTTGCAAATCCGATCGCCGCCCAATCCGAGAAGGGCTTCTGATCATATAGCAATTGCTCCGCTTCCTTTAATGCATCCTGCATGTCTGTTGTGAAGGCCAGCGAACGGTCGACCTTGCTGCTTGCGTTAACGCTGCCGCCAGATGCCAGCTTCTCTGCCGTATTGGCTGACGCGACGCCAACAAGCAGCTGCAGCATCAGACATCCAGCCAAAAAGACGCGCCCCATTCTCATTATTATTTTCAATCCATTTTGTTTCATTCGTATTGCTCCCCCTCCTGCAAATCTACGTAAATCGTTATAATGGTAAAATTTACACTAATTGTTAGACGGTACAAAACCTTATTTGTTTCGGCTGATCCGAATAAATAAAAACGGCGATAGACTAGGGCGTCATCATGACGTTCTAGTCTGTCGCCGTATAGTTGGACAATAGCAGGCTGGCTCAATCCCATACTTGATCCAATTTGTCTGAATAAAAAAGGTAAGCAAGTTGATACCACATTGATGAGTTCTGCGGCTCTTCTGTGACTAAATCTATTAGCAATGTCCTCGCTTCTTCCAGTTTCCCTGCTTCTCTTAAACTTATGGCTGTATGAAGCTTATCCATGATATTCATTCCTTTTAAAATCAATTCGTTTCGTTTATCGTATCATATTTGAGTTATCAGCCTAATTCTAGTTTATTTATATAACAAAATCGTATCTGAGCCTATCAAAAAGAGCAGGCTGCCGTGGCAGTCTGCTCTTCCGTAATCTATTTTAATAACCTAGCTTACACCTGCAAAGAATGTTTCGCACGGGCGATCTGTGTCGCTTCAACCATGTTGCGCAAGGAATCAACGGTTTCTTCGAGTCCACGTGTTTTAAGTCCGCAGTCTGGGTTAATCCAGAATAACTTCGGATCAAGCACACGCAAAGCGCGTTCGATCATACTCGTCATTTCCTCCACTCGCGGAATACGCGGGCTGTGGATGTCGTATACGCCTAAACCTATACCCAGCTTGTAAGTATTCAGCTCAAAGCTATGAATCAATTCACCATGACTGCGTGAAGTCTCGATGGAGATAACATCTGCATCCATCGCTTCAATGGAATCAATCATGTCATGGAACTCGCAATAACACATATGTGTGTGAATTTGCGTCGTATCCTGAACCGTGCATGTAGTCACGCGGAAAGCTTTGACAGCCCAAGCTAAATAGTTGGCTTGGTCTTCTTCCTTAAGCGGCAGACCTTCGCGAACCGCAGGCTCATCAACCTGAATCATCCCTATGCCCGCTTGCTCAAGCGCTTCTACCTCTTGTCTAAGCGCATAGGCAAGCTGGTAAGCGATTTGCTCACGCGTAATGTCATCACGGACGAACGACCAGTTCATGATCGTGATCGGTCCCGTAAGCATTCCTTTAACTGGACGTTCAGTCTTCGACTGAGCATACTTCGTTTCCTCGACAGTCATTGCTTCTTCGAACGCTACATCTCCAAAAATAATTGGCGGCTTCACGCAGCGGGAGCCATACGACTGTACCCAACCGAACTGAGTGAACGCAAAGCCCGCAAGCTTCTCACCGAAAAACTCAACCATATCTGTCCGTTCAAATTCGCCATGCACGAGTACATCCAGTCCGATTTCTTCCTGAAGCTTAATCCAGATATCGATTTGATCACGGATGAAGCTAGCGTATTGTTCATTGTTCCAATCACCCTTGCGCCATTGTTGACGGGCTTTGCGCACCTCAGCGGATTGCGGGAAACTGCCAATTGTCGTCGTTGGGAAAATCGGCAATTGCCATTTTTTCTGTTGGGCAATATGACGCTCAGAAAATGGCAGATTGCGTGTTGGATTCTGCTCGCTAATAGCGGCTACGGCTTGCTGAATGCTGCTGCGATTGCGCTCGCCTGATTGCTTAAGTGCCTCTAGAGCAGCATCACATTTCTCAAGCTCGGCAGTAACGAAAGCATCTTCCGAAGTAACTGCTTTCGCAAGAAGAACAATCTCATCCAGCTTCTCATCCGCAAATGCTAGAGCCCCCTTTAGTTCAGGCAATAGCTTAGTCTCATTTTGCACTGTGACTGGAACATGAAGCAGGCTGCAAGATGACTGTACAATTAGCTGTTCAGCCGTTACGACTTCAGCCAACTCTTTCAACAATGCCAATTTATCGCGAAGTGACGCTTTCCAGATGCCGCGGCCATCAATGACTCCTGCACCTAGAACCTTGTCCTGAGGGAAGCCAAATTGTTTAATGGATGACAAGTTTGTGGACAAACCGTGTACGAAGTCAAGCCCAATTCCTTTGACCGGCAACGCAACGATGTCAGTATAGTTTTCTATGGATTCGAAATACGTTTGCAGCATGATGTTTAGATTAGTTACCGATGCAGCAAGCGTGGTATAAATATTTTTCAGGCGACTGCGATCAGCATCGCTAAGTTTTGTTACAAGAATTGGTTCATCTATTTGTACCCACTGAACGCCTTCTTTTTCAAGCTCTTGCAGGATCTGCACATAAAGCGGCAGCAATCGATCCAGCCAAGCATCAGTCTCTGATTGACTGTATCCTTTGGACAGCTTCAAGAAGGTTAATGGGCCGACAATAACGGGTTTTCCCTCGATACCGAGCTTTTCCTTAGCTTCCAAATATGCGATAAGCGGCTTATTCTCTGTAAGTACAGGTGCTGCTCCGTCAAGTTCAGGTACGATGTAGTGATAGTTGGTGTTAAACCACTTGGTCATTTCGCTTGCCGTTGCATCCTTCGTTCCGCGGGCAATGCCATAATAAACCGACAGTGGTACTGAACCGCCTTCGTAAGTGAAGCGCTTCGGAATGATCCCGAACATCGTTGCTGTATCAAGAATGTGATCGTAATAGCTGAAATCATTGACCGAGATAAGGTCGATGCCTTTCTCCTGCTGCTTGCGTAAATGATTCAAACGGATTTCTTGAAGCTTGCCATGGAACTCTGATTCTTCAAGCTTGCCTGCCCAAAACGCTTCTAGCGCCTTCTTCCATTCCCGATCCGCACCAATACGTGGATATCCCAAAACACTGCTTTTCACCATCTCGTAACACTCCTATACAAATTGTTACAAGAAAGATAACACGTATTCACTGTTATAGAGTAACTGGATTAAACTATATCTAGTCATAGCCTTAAGCTATACCCGCACTTTTATTTGCCAATCGCTTGTTTGAGCGCCACAATATATGCCGACCCGAGCTTGGATAAGGAAGCATTTCGCTGTGAAATCCAACCTACATTGATCGTCTCCTCGCAATCGAGCGGTACTGGAATAATCTCATTGCCGTTTAAATCAGCGCTTAGAACACCGGTCGATATCGTATATCCGTTTAGTCCAATTAGGAGATTGAACAGCGTCGCCCGATCGTTTACACGGATGCTTTTTTTATGAGTCATCGTACTTAAAATTTCTTCTGAAAAATGAAAAGAATTGTATTCGCCTTGGTCAAAGGACAAATAGGGATAATTTTGAAGCTGGTCAATGGTCACGATCGATTGATTGGCTAACGGGTTATTAATGCTGATGAAAATATGAGGCTTAGCTGTAAATAAGCTAATAAACTGTAAATTCGCCGTTTTGAGCAGCTTATTGATTACCTTCCCATTGAACTCGTTAAGATACAAGATTCCAATCTCGCTGCGCAGGCTTTTAACATCTTCAATAATTTCGTAGGTTTTAGTCTCGCGTAATGTTAATTCATATTCTTCCTGACCATACTCGCGAACCAAACTGACAAATGCATTCACTGCAAAAGCATAATGCTGAGTAGAAACCGAAAAATGCTGCGGCGAAGGCTTGGCATTCAGGTAACGGCTTTCCAACAATTCCGCCTGCTCAACGACCTGCCTAGCATAACTTAAAAACTCAACACCTTCCTTAGAAAGTGAAATTCCTTTATTAGACCTCTCGAAAATCTCTAGCTGCATTTCCTCTTCCAGATCCTTAATGGCATTGGAAAGACTAGGCTGAGAAATAAACAACCGCTTGGCTGCCTCATTAATGGAGCCTCGATTGGCGACCTCAATTACGTATTTTAATTGTTGTAGAGTCAATGAAATACTCCCTTCTAACATCCTGCTTGTCTTTCTTACATTATACATATAAAACAAGCCAAACATTGCATCCTCTGCCGTTTAAGCATAAGAAAAAGGAACCCGAATTGCAGCGGATTCCCAAACGTTCTTTAAAGCTATCGCTGGAATGCTCAATCTACGTCTTTCCTTCAATTTCTCGCTATAGCACTGCTTTCAGTACAATCATTCAATATACCTCTACTGATGAAAGGTGCGATCGATACCAGTGCTTTTAAGCCTTCTTTCTCAAAAGCTTTTTTCGCACATTCGTCAATTGCCTCTGTACTTATAAATGGCGCCAGCGATACAATGGCATTTATGCCCTCTTTTTCGACGGCTATCCTTGCACATTCATCAATGAATTCCTTACTTATAAATGGGGCCAGTGACACAATGGCATTAATGCCTTCTTTTTCAACCGCCATCTTCGCATATTCATCAATCGCACCCTGACTAATAAATGGGGCCATCGCTACGAGTGAATGTATGCCTGCTTTTTCAAAAGATAGCTTCGCGTACTCGTCAATCGCAGCTTCACTCATAAATGGAGCTAACGATACGAGTACATAAATGCCCTCTTTTTCAAAAACCTGTTTTGCAATTCTGTCTATCGTCTCTTCACTAACAAAAGGAGCAATGGACAAAAGATCGCCTATTTCAGCAACCTCCTCTGCATTCGCAACGAATTCATCCACTTGTTCTGTTTTGAGCAATGGTGCAATTTCGGAAATATCTTTAAGTGAGACTTCATTATGTTGTAAATAATCTTCTGTTGAATGATCCAGCATACTTCTAAGGAGTTCAGTACCTTTGCCTTCGTCCAAAATCTCATCGATACTGACATCAAAAATTTCTGCGATCTGGGGAAGCTTAGAAATATCAGGCATCGTCTCTCCCCGCTCCCAATTGCTCACCGCCTGATAACTGATATTAAGTCTGTCTGCTAAACCCATTTGGGTAATTCCGATCTTCTTCCTTAGCTTCGAAATATTTCTGCCTACCTTCATCATATCAAACACTGTCATCACCCCTCGTTCAAGATACTTTCAGTGTATATTTGACCCTTCTTTTTGTATATCAAGCGGTGCTTGAGCCCAGAATTTCTCAAACCAGATATAATTCAAGTAGTGCTTGCAAGGCCTCACGATGCTGATTCAACCAGTTATTTCGTGTTTGAAATTGATGGAGTATATAGTTGAAGTTAGCTTCAATCGATTTTCCTGAGTAATGCTGACCTATATAAATATGGAGAACTGCAATATGATAAATCTGCGTCATGAGCTGCAAATGATTAATTTCTTGTATAGTTGCCTTGCGAAAATCGGCATACCCCTTAATATAGGCTTCAGTCATTTCCAAAGATCCATCCGACATTTGCAAAATATGATTAAGGCTAATGGCAAATTCCATAAAACTAGCATCAATTGAAGTGAAATCAAAATCCAATACGCCACATATGTTGTTGTTTTGGGACAATAGGTTGAATATGAGCAAATCATGATGAACGAGCTGCCTTGGCAAGCTTTTTAGCTGGTGGATAGACATCTCAACGGACAAAATCGTATCTTTATAGAAGTTCAGGTGGGATTCAGAAATGTGAAATGGCGGATTTTCAATAAAAGAAGTTATATCATTACGATGGGCGAGTGGATGAAGATCATAAAGATCTGAGAAAGCTTTTCCATGGTGGTCTAGCAGATCAGTTTCATATTCGCTCAGTGTTGAAGAGATTTCTCCAACTACCTGACCAAGTTTCAAGGCTTGTTGTGTTTCTACTATTTCTGGTACACGGCCTTCAATAAATGATACGACCGCACCTAAAGTACCGTCTGCTAGTTGTATGTATTCATCCCCATTGAGCGTCCGAAGAAATACAGGCACTTGAAATGTAAGATTGCTGCCATTCAAAAACGAAGTTATTTTCGATTCCATTTCTATGCTTTGTACATTTTTCGTATAACGATCGTAGATGCGGACTACATATTTTCGATCATTGATTTTAACAATCTTCGTGAGGTTTGTTAAACCAAAAGGAACGGACTCGATTTCATAGCTCGGATGAATAAAATAAAAGTGTATTAGCTCATCGATTAATGTCTGCATCATATCCCCCTAATCCTAATTAAGGATGCTATCCTTCTATTTCCGAGCTTTCACAATGAGAAAATGAGGATTAGTCGAAAGACGATCATACCAACGCTTATACCAATCCATAGCATCTGGTTTATCTTTAAAAGCTAAATCCGGCTGCGGCTCGATGATTTGATCAATGATAAATTGGGCTGATGTGACATTCAGAATCTCTTGAAGAGGCCTCCTATAAAATGTAACCTCCACTGGGCCAGATTCTTTCTTATTCCAGGTTTCCATAAGCAGCTCGTGAGCAAAATAATCAGGTCTTTCAAAATGTTTAAAGTCCATAAATGGATGATGTACGGAGAAAACAACTTGTCCACCCGGTTTCAATATGCGATGAAATTCTTGAAAGGTTGGGGCCCAATCATCGATATAGTGCAGGGTTAATGAGCTTATTATAAGGTTGAATGTTTCGTTTTTAAATGGGAGGGGCTCCGTTAAATCACAAGCGAATACTTCTGCCTCATGACCAACTCGCCTTTTGCATGCTTCTACCATAGCAGGACTCAAATCAATAGCTGTTACTTGAGAACCGCGCTTTAAAAATTGCTCCGTGTACCAACCTGCAGCACAGCCAGCATCAAGGACTGTAAGTGAATTCATATCATTTGGCATAAGTTTCATCATTGCTGGCCGCTCATAATAAGCGTTGTGCCCGCTCTCAGTATCCACATGCTTTTCGTAGTCTTTTGCAAGTTTGTCGTACGCTGTGACAACCTTTTCCTTCATTTTGTTCACACCCTCCTATTTCACAAATTTCACCCATAACCTATCAAAAACAAATTTGAAAAATGCCACGTAGAAATAGCTAGCGGAATAATCGATAATAGCTTAAGCCAATTCTTTTTAGCTGCAAATCCGACCACTAACATGATTACCCCTATGATTAACAATACAATTAGTGCTAAAAATGACATCTTGATGCCTCCCAGCTCGTAATCCAGCAATCATCAGCTTCCTTACAAATCAATTCTAATAAAAACCTTTTTTTGAAACGAGTACCAACTTTTTGTAGTACCTGTTCATATATGATTTCTATTATCTTGCTTGATTGTTAAGAGAAGCTTGCCAGTACAAAGCGTTTAAACGAGGTTAATCAAGGTCAGTGACTAGCTCTTCTGCCCTAATCTTTAATTGATTATTTCGATGCTCCAAAAAACTTTTCATGTACTTTCTTAATATTAATCTTTCTGTGAACCACCCAATTAATCCAAACGGAGCCTCAAAAACCAATATGTCTTTCATTAATGTCATTCCATCATGTTCCTCAAATAAATGCTCATGTCTTAAACTTTTAAAAGCCCCCTTACTCATTTCGTCTACAAAAAGATAGGGTCTTTCATATTCCGTAATTTTCGAGGTTAGTTTTTGTCTGATTAGAAAATGAGTAGCCTGAAAGGTCACGGTTTCTCCTTTATTAATCATGCCTTCAATCGTACCTGCTATAGCCCTCTCCTTCGTATGTTTCCAGACCGTTTGAGTATGTACTTCTATATTCCTCGCTAAGTCAAAACAATGATGTATTGGAGCATTTATAAGAACCTCGGTTTTAACAGTAACCAATCCAAACACCTCATTAAGCTACAATTACTCTTAAAACCAGCATTGTACCCATTTTTAAATTAACTCTTTAGGCAGCCAATGATCAGAAATAATATATAAATACCTTCTCCAGCTGCAACTTCATTTTATCATTACTGGAAATTCACTGCCTGCCAGCTTGATAAAATAAAGTTAAATTTTTTTTTGGAATCTGTCGATTCTCTAATTTCTCATTCGTTGTCTAAATAGAAGCTGAGTTCATCGGTTATCTGCAAAAATAATCCAAACTATGGGATGAGAGGATGTTATAAGATGGCAAAACACACAACTTATATGATGTCGGAGGACGCAAAAGCTCAAGCTGAGTTCTATACTCATGCGCTTGGTGGAGAGATCCTGTCCGTTATGACGCATGGACAGCTTCCTGATGCAAAGGAAGAACTCAAGGATAAAGTTGTTAACTTGAGTCTGATGGCTGGAGGAATTCACTTTTTAATGTCCGATTCTGTATTTGAACCAATCATTCGCGGAAATGCCATACATCTGTGTCTCGAGTATGATGCAGAGGCTGAAGCCCGCGAAGCCTTCGATAAGCTAGCTGTAGGCGGCAACATAAAGTGCCCGTTAGAACCCGCATTCTGGGGCACATTATTCGGACATATCGAAGACAAATACGGCGTAATGTGGATGATCACCACTGCTGGACCAACTGCCTAAACTATAATTGCATGTGCAAAGCCCGCCCGAAAATAATATCGGGCGGGCTTTTTTTGGAGAAATAAGAAGAACTGCATAACGGCAGCTCCTCCACTATAGTTATCCGTTAGTTGAATAAATTTGAAGGAATCTCGCCATCGGAAAAGTAACGGATTACTTTATTTTTTTCTTCAGCATATTGAATCTCTTTTTTTGTACTGTTGCCTATATATCCATCCACATCAATTACGAATATTTCATCAGACATATCTATTTTTCTAAAATGCAGATGCCCTAGTAAATCTGCTTGTTCTTCTGTAATTTTAAAACCATCGCTTTGTTCAAAAAAAGCAACGCTAATAACAATATTGCCTTGAAGTGTAAGAAACGCGTTTGCTTTTTCAAATTGATTTTTGAATTTTGTAGAACCGCATAAAGTTATGACTGCCATGTTCAATTCCTTTCTGATGATGTTCTTATGATATCAACTTAAAAAAAACTTTATTCTCCAATTTTTCATGTCAATGCACAGCTGTTACTCTTGAACTTACTCTGTGTACTTAACTACTCGCCAAAAAAGGCTCTATGTGAATGTGAACGTAGGAAATGCTGTGCAATTCAGCAATACGTCTCTCAATTTGTTCTGAAATGTCATGGCTTTCGCCTACATTTAGCTGATGGTCTACGGCAATCGTTACGTCTACCAGTTTGTTATTCCCGTGAATACGAGCTTTTATATCAATTATTTTCTCTACACCTGGGGTATCGGAAACGGTTTGTTTAATGGTTTGAAGTTCTTCATGATCGAAACCGTCTGTAAGCGCATGTGAACAATCACGAAAAATATCCCATGCTGTTTTACAAATAATGATGCCTACAATTAGAGCTGTGACTGGGTCGAGCCATGGCAAGCCAAATTGTGAACCGATGATGCCAACAAAAGCGCCCATGCTTACAAGAGCATCCGAACGATTATCTTGTGCGGCCGCCATCATTGCGTGACTGTTTATTTTCTTTGCTAAACGAATGTTGTAAAGATAAACGAAATAAATGGCTATGGCACAAAATAGGGCAGTCCACGCTGCTATAATATCAGGTGATTCGATTGTTGGAGCTCTGAACTTCATCACCGTTTGATACAATACTTGTATACCAACAGCGAACATTATAAAAGAAGCGATTAGGGCAGCTACCGTTTCAGCTCTGTAATGACCATACCGATGGTTTTTGTCCGGTGGTTTCCGTGATATTTTAAGCCCGATCAACACGGCTATAGAAGCAATAATATCGGTTGAGTTGTTTAGACCATCAGCTGATAAGGCTTCGGAGCCAGTGAGGTAACCTATAATTAACTTTATTGCGGACAAGAAAATATAAGCGCCAATGCTCAGCCATGCACCTTTTTCGCCTTGTTTGATATCATCATACGTTTCTTGCACTTATTTCACTCCCAGTCGGTTTTGCAGAACAAAACCTATGTTACTTGATAGAATGCGTGTGGGTCTAGAGAAACAGTTTTGTTTTTGGCATCAAAAATAAGCTCAGACAAACAGTGTTGCACAGCCCCAATTTTAAATATCGAATCATGCAACTGGCAAATAATAAAACTGACCTTTGATTACACAAAAAAAACAGCAGCCTTATGGCTGCTGTTTCGTTTAAATGATACGATTTTTAGTCAAAGTTTCCCGTCAGTTCAATCGTTTTTGTGGCGACACGGTCGTGAAATTCACGATCATGTTCGACGAACACAATGGTCGGTGCATACTCATGCAGCAGCTCCTCAATCTGCATCCGGGAAATGACGTCAACAAAGTTCAGCGGTTCGTCCCAAATATGCAGATGAGCCTCTTCACATAGACTTCTCGCGATCAGAACCTTTTTCTTCTGTCCACCGCTAAACGCCGACATATCCTTCTCAAACTGGATACGGGCGAAATCAAGCTTTCGCAGCACGCTTTTAAATAAACTTTCGTCGATTCCGTGCTCTGCTGCATAATCCGAAAGTGACCCTCGCAGATGAGAAGTATTCTGGGATACATAGGAAACGCGCAGCTGAGGATCAATCCGAAACGTACCCGTATAGTGAAGCGCCTCGCCGTTTAGCAGGTGGAGCACACTAGACTTACCCGAACCGTTTGGACCCGAAATGGCGATCCTATCCCCTTGTTCGATCGTCAAGCTAACGTTCTCGCAAACTGATTTTTCCCCGTAATAAATCGAGACGTGATCCAGCACAGCCAGTTCCGATTTGGAATACGCGAGTTGAGAGATCACAAGGCTTTCTGACTGTTCAATATTTCGAAGCAGTTTCGATTTCTCTTCTACAGCGGCGTTTTGCCGCTGCTCAATGGATTTCGCGCGTTTCATCATTTTAGCAGCTTTGTGCCCGACATATCCTTTATCCAGCTTGGAACCGGAGTTTCGTGTGCCGTTTTTCGATTTTTCAATCTCGTGGGACCAGCCGCTTGTGCGTTTGACAGAGCTTGATAAACGCTCGATATCTTTATATAGCTTTTCGTTTTGTGCCAATTCGAACGTGTCCTGGCGAGTTTTGTTCGTCCACCAGCTGGAGAAGTTGCCTTTTTGAATTTCTATATTTGTTTTGTTGATCGATAAAATATGATCGACACAGCGGTCGAGAAATGAGCGGTCATGTGACACAAGAATAAAACCGCGCTTCGTGTTTAAATAATCACCGACGAGTTTACGTGCATGCAAGTCGAGATGATTGGTTGGCTCGTCGATGAGCAGAAAGCGATTGTCCTGGATGAACAGCACGGCAAGCAGTACCTTCGTTTGCTCGCCTTGGGACAGCGTTTCGAATGGTCGGTACAACACATCTTCCGAAACCTTAAGCAGATTCAGTTCACGCATCAGCTTCCAGCGCTCATAGTCTGGCACGATTTCTTCGATGACGTCGACGGTCAAATATTCCGGATGTTCGACGGGAAACGGAAAATAATCAAAGGCAACGGGTGCGGAGATCGTACCGCTGTATTCGTATTTCCCCTGCAGCAGGTTAAAGAACGTCGTTTTTCCCCGACCGTTTCGCCCTGTAAACCCGAGCTTCCAGTCTGTATCGATTTGAAAATGAACATTTTCGAATATGAGGTCATAGCTGCCTGGATAGGCAAAAGTGAGATTAGATACTTGAATCGCGGGCATGGCGATCATCCTTTCGTATGAAAATAAAAAAGAGACGCAAGAAAGGTGCTTTCTTGCGTCTCTAATCCATACGAGGAAATACAGCCCCATTTTATGGGACTGGATGACTATCCGGATAGGGAGAGCAAACGAAATGCAGACCTTTCTTGCAGAGACGAAATAAACCAACCACAGCGGATCGCTGAGTTCGTTCTTTTCGTGATCTCACAGCAAGAAAGTTCTACATTGTATTCGTTCAACTCCCGTCATCAAAATTAGGTACAGTTTATCACAATCTTAATTTAACTACAACCTGCGAAGTCCCGTCATACGCTCTGAGCCATATCTAATTAGTTCTTTTCGATAATAGATTCTCGAAGGCTCTTAGAAAGACTTTTGACAACCAGCTCGTAAGAATGATCAATCATTTCAAAAACATCCGACTCTGGCAAAGAACCGTCGATCGTAATTGTATTCCAATGTTTTTTATTCATATGGTATCCTGGTCGAACAGCCTCATGCTGTTCCCTTAAGTTTTCCGCAATTACCGGATCACATTTTAGGTTTAAGCGAAGATGCTCCCCTTTGTCCTCAAAAATAAACGCGAATATTTTACCTGCAACTTTGATGACCAACGGTTCGAATCCGAAGGGATAATCCTTAGTCGCTCCGTTCTTCGTTAAACAGTATTCGATGATATTATTCTTCAAAACAGCAGCTCTCCTTCTACGATATTAAA from Paenibacillus sp. FSL K6-3182 carries:
- a CDS encoding S-layer homology domain-containing protein, encoding MKQNGLKIIMRMGRVFLAGCLMLQLLVGVASANTAEKLASGGSVNASSKVDRSLAFTTDMQDALKEAEQLLYDQKPFSDWAAIGFAKNGRAVPKGFLEEKADVILNNGGRFDTYIDMTRTVIAYAAAGGSNINNIAGLDFFSAVLNNPDLEKKGIYELVPAYVVAKSSSPYSPNSNPFWYPDAFSHIIMNQQLKDGSWSESVNGKGSAMATAVALTGLSLISRSQDRELTESEQKALEWLRMQQSVDGGFEFSTAATAQVIIALSSQRMDAAAFAQQGGAHPLDFLMSRRLDEGGFSERSDGVLDMKATLHAYLALTAYKLYVNGKERLIDDLNLATGSAIIQIEGPTGTIAQGRVPSGGKAIDTALAFLKQEGIAYEMKTASSGEKVITSIKGIDALQYGGKNGWKFAEYSRYSSWMFPENASSGNVLSDRSRLLLYYGSDTTEVIDLVVVNGSNANGKLAEGRPSANSPFELFVKKANRKSGQLPAPNITVTVGGKTMVTDAKGKVAFAGMPSGVHVVTLTGYRKDAAPAMAKNIFYLSVSAPPLADFKDANQVAGWARENMAHALYEGYIQGVSVKDNVLAPKKTLSRAEFAAMLLRLVHGATDQPAGSSPFNDVPAGKWYSDEIARAAKLGITDRTSGRFEPERTITREEAAMMSANAGRLAAFGSEGRMAFGDIKGLSATSLHAIQAVNEYKVMVGSDGKFNPRQTLVREQAAAILLRLQKLLYPEKYLD
- a CDS encoding LysR family transcriptional regulator; amino-acid sequence: MTLQQLKYVIEVANRGSINEAAKRLFISQPSLSNAIKDLEEEMQLEIFERSNKGISLSKEGVEFLSYARQVVEQAELLESRYLNAKPSPQHFSVSTQHYAFAVNAFVSLVREYGQEEYELTLRETKTYEIIEDVKSLRSEIGILYLNEFNGKVINKLLKTANLQFISLFTAKPHIFISINNPLANQSIVTIDQLQNYPYLSFDQGEYNSFHFSEEILSTMTHKKSIRVNDRATLFNLLIGLNGYTISTGVLSADLNGNEIIPVPLDCEETINVGWISQRNASLSKLGSAYIVALKQAIGK
- a CDS encoding helix-turn-helix transcriptional regulator, yielding MMKVGRNISKLRKKIGITQMGLADRLNISYQAVSNWERGETMPDISKLPQIAEIFDVSIDEILDEGKGTELLRSMLDHSTEDYLQHNEVSLKDISEIAPLLKTEQVDEFVANAEEVAEIGDLLSIAPFVSEETIDRIAKQVFEKEGIYVLVSLAPFMSEAAIDEYAKLSFEKAGIHSLVAMAPFISQGAIDEYAKMAVEKEGINAIVSLAPFISKEFIDECARIAVEKEGINAIVSLAPFISTEAIDECAKKAFEKEGLKALVSIAPFISRGILNDCTESSAIARN
- a CDS encoding phosphotransferase, translated to MMQTLIDELIHFYFIHPSYEIESVPFGLTNLTKIVKINDRKYVVRIYDRYTKNVQSIEMESKITSFLNGSNLTFQVPVFLRTLNGDEYIQLADGTLGAVVSFIEGRVPEIVETQQALKLGQVVGEISSTLSEYETDLLDHHGKAFSDLYDLHPLAHRNDITSFIENPPFHISESHLNFYKDTILSVEMSIHQLKSLPRQLVHHDLLIFNLLSQNNNICGVLDFDFTSIDASFMEFAISLNHILQMSDGSLEMTEAYIKGYADFRKATIQEINHLQLMTQIYHIAVLHIYIGQHYSGKSIEANFNYILHQFQTRNNWLNQHREALQALLELYLV
- the metE gene encoding 5-methyltetrahydropteroyltriglutamate--homocysteine S-methyltransferase, yielding MVKSSVLGYPRIGADREWKKALEAFWAGKLEESEFHGKLQEIRLNHLRKQQEKGIDLISVNDFSYYDHILDTATMFGIIPKRFTYEGGSVPLSVYYGIARGTKDATASEMTKWFNTNYHYIVPELDGAAPVLTENKPLIAYLEAKEKLGIEGKPVIVGPLTFLKLSKGYSQSETDAWLDRLLPLYVQILQELEKEGVQWVQIDEPILVTKLSDADRSRLKNIYTTLAASVTNLNIMLQTYFESIENYTDIVALPVKGIGLDFVHGLSTNLSSIKQFGFPQDKVLGAGVIDGRGIWKASLRDKLALLKELAEVVTAEQLIVQSSCSLLHVPVTVQNETKLLPELKGALAFADEKLDEIVLLAKAVTSEDAFVTAELEKCDAALEALKQSGERNRSSIQQAVAAISEQNPTRNLPFSERHIAQQKKWQLPIFPTTTIGSFPQSAEVRKARQQWRKGDWNNEQYASFIRDQIDIWIKLQEEIGLDVLVHGEFERTDMVEFFGEKLAGFAFTQFGWVQSYGSRCVKPPIIFGDVAFEEAMTVEETKYAQSKTERPVKGMLTGPITIMNWSFVRDDITREQIAYQLAYALRQEVEALEQAGIGMIQVDEPAVREGLPLKEEDQANYLAWAVKAFRVTTCTVQDTTQIHTHMCYCEFHDMIDSIEAMDADVISIETSRSHGELIHSFELNTYKLGIGLGVYDIHSPRIPRVEEMTSMIERALRVLDPKLFWINPDCGLKTRGLEETVDSLRNMVEATQIARAKHSLQV